In Acaryochloris marina S15, a single genomic region encodes these proteins:
- a CDS encoding IS630 family transposase — MLAQFKLRFTQSTRKKIEAKLRQAYGSQNLRLVKRISALLQLGQGGSVAQVAETLALGEQTIRDYLHAFLKRGIASFRYKASQGRRSKLTPRQRQQLKSWIKAGPLKAGYECGCWSALMVQDLIAKRFNVSYHPHYVSTLLRNLGFSFQRARFVAAHLNEAKRQEWMTHKWPEILRLSAAKDALILFGDEASFAQWGSLSYTWSLRGDQPTLPTSGKRKAYKVFGLIDYHSGQFFYQGQTGRFNSEGYTAFLTQVLQQTHKHIILIQDGARYHTSKATKQFFDQQSARLTPFQLPTYSPDFNPIEFLWKKLKKRSTHLRFFKQFDDLVQQVDEGLLYFSQTPNEITVLMGKYCKTLGTQAA; from the coding sequence ATGCTCGCACAATTCAAACTGCGCTTTACCCAATCAACACGCAAAAAGATTGAAGCTAAACTGCGCCAGGCATACGGGAGTCAGAATTTACGTCTGGTCAAACGTATTAGTGCTTTATTGCAGCTTGGTCAAGGTGGTTCAGTGGCACAGGTAGCTGAAACATTGGCACTAGGCGAACAAACGATCAGGGATTATCTGCATGCATTTCTAAAACGAGGTATCGCTAGCTTTAGATACAAAGCGTCTCAAGGACGTCGCAGCAAACTCACTCCACGGCAACGACAACAGCTCAAGTCATGGATTAAAGCAGGTCCGCTCAAAGCTGGATACGAGTGTGGTTGTTGGAGTGCATTAATGGTTCAAGACCTGATTGCGAAACGCTTCAATGTTTCCTATCATCCCCATTATGTGAGTACTCTACTGAGGAACTTAGGCTTTTCATTTCAAAGAGCACGGTTTGTTGCAGCTCATCTCAATGAAGCCAAGCGACAAGAATGGATGACACACAAATGGCCTGAGATTTTGCGTTTATCAGCAGCCAAAGATGCCCTAATTTTATTTGGGGATGAGGCCAGTTTTGCGCAGTGGGGGTCGTTAAGCTACACCTGGAGTCTTCGTGGAGACCAGCCAACATTGCCCACCAGTGGTAAACGGAAGGCTTACAAGGTGTTTGGATTAATTGATTATCATTCTGGTCAGTTCTTCTATCAAGGTCAGACGGGACGCTTCAATTCTGAAGGGTATACTGCTTTTCTAACTCAAGTACTCCAGCAGACTCACAAGCATATTATTCTCATTCAGGACGGGGCTAGATATCACACCAGTAAAGCAACTAAGCAGTTCTTTGACCAGCAATCCGCTCGCCTTACTCCTTTCCAATTACCCACATATTCTCCTGACTTCAACCCAATTGAATTCTTGTGGAAGAAACTCAAAAAACGCAGCACACACCTACGGTTCTTCAAGCAATTTGATGACTTAGTTCAGCAGGTCGATGAGGGGCTACTGTACTTTAGTCAGACTCCCAATGAAATTACTGTCTTAATGGGCAAATATTGCAAAACCTTGGGTACACAAGCTGCCTAG
- a CDS encoding tetratricopeptide repeat protein, whose translation MICCLSPTCDHPQNHDGVHYCQRCGVPLSALLRNRYKVVKLLGKGGFGRTFLAHDTDNLNERCVVKQLTFQSTNAWMAQKAIQLFEGEAQQLQQLGTHPQIPALLGYFEDEGCLYLIQQYIEGKNLKQLLEHQGAFSGEQIEQILLHLLPVLQYIHERGVIHRDIKPDNIMHIPGTGKYVLIDFGVAKPIPDPSKELSGTVLGSPGFAPYEQMRLGIATPSGDLFGLGASCFYLLSQTSPSTLATEHGYSWLESWHSYVSQPLSPLLRQVLSQLLQKEASNRYQSAEAALKELTRRVLTPDASTITALPKASTLPLPVQVQNSLEASLPPTKVVESSVDRRSKPFIFYLAPQSNATPLQKDTSLRIPRKVVGSALLTLALLGGIGYIVVQGLLTVSPKAITVAEVNRQVQGHLQQGDQQFAAGDYQQALREYAAAIQKDPENAKAYFNSGITKRRLNDLPGAIAHYTTAIRLKPTSVDAYNNRGLVRSQLGDKLAAIADFTEAIRLNPQHVQAYNNRGTIYSEVGKKQAAIADYSQAIQIDAQYYEAYFNRGIVQSDLGNTKAAIADYSQVLRLNVNYAQAYNNRGIAYFALGNLKQAITDYTEAIRVDAKYARAYTNRGTAQLALGNTQAAIADYTQGIRIDPKYAKAYENRGTVKSQLGKKQEAIQDLQKAADIYQSQEKTKDYQNIIESIEKLP comes from the coding sequence ATGATCTGTTGCCTCAGTCCTACCTGCGATCATCCCCAAAACCACGATGGAGTTCACTATTGCCAACGATGTGGTGTGCCCCTATCGGCGTTACTCAGAAACCGCTATAAAGTCGTCAAACTTTTGGGGAAAGGAGGGTTTGGTCGTACATTCCTGGCCCATGATACGGATAACCTCAATGAACGCTGTGTCGTTAAGCAGCTCACCTTCCAATCCACCAATGCCTGGATGGCACAGAAGGCTATCCAGCTATTTGAAGGGGAAGCCCAACAGCTTCAGCAATTGGGGACCCACCCTCAGATCCCTGCTCTACTGGGCTATTTTGAAGACGAAGGCTGTCTTTACCTGATCCAGCAGTACATAGAAGGGAAAAATTTAAAGCAGCTTTTAGAGCATCAAGGTGCTTTTTCTGGGGAACAGATTGAGCAGATATTGCTTCATCTGCTTCCGGTTCTCCAATACATCCATGAACGCGGTGTTATTCATCGAGACATTAAGCCAGACAATATTATGCATATTCCTGGAACCGGGAAATATGTGCTGATCGATTTTGGCGTTGCTAAACCCATCCCTGATCCGTCGAAGGAGCTATCTGGAACTGTTTTGGGGTCTCCTGGCTTTGCTCCTTATGAGCAAATGCGTTTAGGCATTGCGACGCCTAGTGGTGATTTATTTGGCTTGGGGGCGAGCTGTTTTTATCTCTTAAGCCAAACGTCTCCGTCCACTCTGGCAACGGAACATGGCTACAGTTGGCTAGAGTCGTGGCATTCCTATGTTTCCCAACCCCTTAGCCCTTTACTAAGGCAAGTTTTGAGTCAGCTTTTGCAAAAAGAAGCCTCAAACCGCTATCAATCCGCAGAAGCAGCCCTCAAGGAGTTAACTCGGAGGGTGCTGACCCCAGATGCCAGTACCATAACAGCTCTACCCAAAGCTTCGACGTTACCATTGCCAGTGCAGGTCCAGAATTCCCTAGAAGCGTCTTTACCGCCTACGAAGGTGGTTGAATCTTCTGTAGACCGTCGATCCAAGCCTTTTATTTTTTATCTCGCGCCCCAATCTAATGCTACCCCTCTCCAAAAAGACACATCTCTCCGCATTCCTCGCAAGGTGGTTGGGAGTGCCCTACTCACTTTGGCTCTCCTCGGCGGCATCGGATATATCGTCGTCCAAGGGTTACTTACCGTTTCACCCAAAGCGATCACGGTTGCAGAAGTCAATCGACAAGTTCAAGGCCATCTCCAACAAGGGGATCAACAGTTTGCCGCAGGGGACTATCAACAGGCACTACGTGAATATGCAGCTGCGATTCAGAAAGACCCTGAAAATGCGAAAGCCTACTTTAATAGTGGCATTACGAAACGTCGGCTCAATGATCTACCGGGGGCTATTGCCCATTACACCACCGCTATTCGTCTCAAACCTACCTCTGTCGATGCCTATAATAATCGAGGCCTGGTACGCAGTCAGTTAGGAGATAAACTCGCTGCCATCGCTGATTTTACGGAAGCGATTCGTCTCAATCCCCAGCATGTTCAAGCCTATAACAATCGAGGAACTATCTATTCTGAGGTTGGAAAAAAACAGGCTGCCATCGCAGATTATTCCCAAGCGATACAGATCGATGCTCAGTATTATGAGGCGTACTTTAATCGCGGCATTGTGCAGTCAGATCTGGGCAATACCAAAGCTGCGATCGCAGATTATTCCCAAGTTCTTCGCCTGAATGTCAACTATGCTCAGGCTTACAATAATCGGGGAATTGCTTATTTTGCCCTTGGCAATTTGAAGCAAGCAATTACTGATTATACTGAAGCGATTCGGGTTGATGCCAAATATGCCAGAGCCTATACCAACCGGGGAACAGCTCAATTAGCCTTGGGGAATACACAAGCCGCAATTGCCGACTACACCCAAGGGATTCGCATAGATCCTAAGTATGCTAAAGCTTATGAGAATCGCGGTACCGTAAAAAGCCAGCTCGGCAAAAAACAAGAGGCTATTCAAGACTTACAAAAAGCTGCAGATATTTACCAATCTCAAGAGAAAACAAAAGACTACCAGAATATTATTGAGAGTATAGAAAAATTGCCATAA
- the htpG gene encoding molecular chaperone HtpG: MTMLEQGTISIHTENIFPIIKKWLYSDHEIFLRELISNAVDAMQKMKMVSMAGEYSGEVGEPEVVITIDQDNKQLTITDNGIGMTADEVKQYITQVAFSSAEEFVEKYKDSGDQAIIGHFGLGFYSSFMVAQKVEIDTLSYKEGAEAVHWSCDGNTDYQLEASEWNQRGTKITLTLMEEEGEYAEEARIKSLVKTYCDFLPVPIKLGDEQINKQKAPWKESPSSLTDEDYLEFYRYLYPFQEDPLLWVHLNTDYPFIVNGILYFPKLKPDIDVTKGQIKLFCNQVFVSDNCEEVIPQFLMPLQGVIDSSDIPLNVSRSFLQNDRTVKRIADYIAKKVGDRLKALYRDDRDAYIRCWQDVGTFVKFGAINNDKFKTQIEDILIYRTTAELAAATVETPAEPAAEKAEDTTDDAWADSPADAPDAPTTSAEPPHTTLKEYLERNKERHENQVYYSTDEVNQATYVSLLNNQGLEVLFLDTFIDTHFVPFLEREYTDVKFARVDADLDETLIDKDQAAEIVDPTTNQTRSEIIKVLFEQSLGQPNLTIRTEALKSDTPQGAPPAMVLLPESARRMQEMMAMMQQQTMQFPTEYTLLVNTSHPLIQNLLTLSQGGVVQADGQSPSGELANQICHHVYDLALMAQKGFDAEGMQAFTERSNQVLTRLTELAAK, translated from the coding sequence ATGACTATGCTGGAACAAGGCACAATTTCGATACATACCGAGAATATCTTCCCGATTATCAAAAAATGGCTCTATTCAGACCATGAGATTTTCTTGCGGGAACTGATTTCCAATGCAGTAGACGCCATGCAGAAGATGAAGATGGTGTCGATGGCCGGGGAATATTCCGGTGAAGTGGGGGAACCTGAGGTTGTTATCACCATTGATCAAGACAACAAGCAGCTCACCATTACTGACAATGGCATCGGCATGACGGCCGATGAGGTCAAGCAATATATTACTCAGGTTGCCTTCTCCAGCGCTGAAGAATTTGTCGAGAAATATAAGGATAGTGGCGATCAGGCCATTATTGGACATTTCGGCTTGGGCTTTTATTCTTCTTTTATGGTGGCGCAAAAAGTTGAAATTGATACCCTGTCCTACAAAGAAGGGGCTGAAGCGGTTCATTGGTCCTGTGACGGCAATACCGACTATCAGCTAGAGGCCTCTGAATGGAATCAGCGAGGTACCAAAATTACCCTCACGTTGATGGAAGAGGAGGGTGAATATGCCGAAGAAGCTCGAATCAAGTCTTTGGTCAAGACCTACTGTGATTTCCTGCCTGTCCCCATCAAATTAGGGGATGAGCAAATCAATAAGCAGAAGGCTCCTTGGAAAGAGTCTCCTAGCAGTCTCACTGACGAAGATTATCTGGAGTTTTATCGGTATCTATATCCCTTCCAGGAAGACCCTTTACTGTGGGTGCATCTCAATACAGACTATCCTTTTATCGTTAATGGCATTCTCTATTTCCCAAAGCTGAAGCCTGACATTGATGTTACCAAGGGGCAAATTAAGCTGTTCTGCAATCAGGTGTTTGTCAGCGATAACTGTGAAGAGGTGATTCCTCAGTTCTTGATGCCACTACAGGGCGTAATTGACAGTAGCGACATTCCCCTCAATGTCTCCCGCAGCTTTTTGCAAAACGATCGCACGGTAAAACGAATTGCTGATTACATTGCTAAGAAAGTTGGTGATCGCCTGAAAGCTCTGTATCGCGACGATCGAGATGCCTATATTCGCTGTTGGCAAGATGTGGGAACTTTCGTCAAGTTTGGTGCTATCAACAACGATAAGTTTAAGACACAGATCGAAGATATTCTGATTTATCGGACGACGGCTGAACTGGCCGCAGCAACCGTCGAGACTCCTGCTGAACCAGCCGCTGAAAAGGCTGAGGATACAACAGATGATGCTTGGGCAGATTCTCCAGCAGATGCCCCAGATGCCCCTACGACTTCAGCAGAACCACCCCATACCACCTTGAAGGAGTATCTGGAGCGCAATAAGGAGCGTCATGAGAACCAGGTATACTACAGCACTGATGAGGTCAACCAGGCCACTTATGTCTCCTTGCTGAACAATCAAGGTTTGGAAGTTCTGTTCCTGGATACTTTTATCGATACCCATTTTGTTCCGTTTTTGGAACGGGAATATACAGACGTTAAGTTTGCTCGGGTGGATGCAGATTTAGACGAAACCCTCATTGATAAAGACCAAGCAGCGGAAATTGTCGATCCCACCACGAACCAAACGCGCAGTGAAATCATTAAGGTGTTGTTTGAGCAGTCTCTGGGCCAACCCAATTTGACGATTCGTACGGAAGCACTGAAGTCGGATACTCCCCAAGGGGCTCCTCCAGCCATGGTGCTGTTACCAGAATCTGCTCGCCGGATGCAGGAGATGATGGCGATGATGCAACAACAGACAATGCAGTTTCCCACTGAATATACGTTGCTGGTGAACACGTCTCATCCACTCATTCAAAACCTGTTAACCCTGAGCCAAGGAGGGGTGGTCCAAGCGGATGGCCAATCCCCATCAGGAGAATTGGCAAATCAGATTTGTCACCATGTTTATGATTTGGCCCTGATGGCTCAGAAAGGGTTTGATGCGGAGGGAATGCAGGCGTTCACTGAGCGCTCCAACCAGGTGTTAACTCGGTTGACTGAGTTAGCTGCCAAGTAG
- a CDS encoding response regulator yields MTTLPNKTLKSNILVVDDSAENLRILSSMLTEEGFAVRCARSGLMALTTLQNTRADLILLDIKMPQMSGYEVCEHLKADPVTREIPVIFISALDEAMDKVRAFQLGGVDYITKPFELPEVLARIENQITISRLRTQLQNQQRKLLRQNQELMRSNRELEQFAHVMSHDLKQPLQSFLFAIGLVEQCCQSNTNPKVFEYLKRLRDTSGTMQKLIDALLDYARVGNEELAVEEIACESILAMVLDNLQVEITEKSAVIHHDSLPTIMADRNQIMQLFYHLITNALKFQPPNNKPDIKISVSLLPQDVAEKTGSTGYLSFGNYDQQDNHKAQSYLFSIHDNGIGLDSDQVELIFEVFQRLNSDDYSGTGMGLATCKKILERHNGRIWVESEMGKGTNVYFTLPQNPA; encoded by the coding sequence ATGACAACTTTGCCGAATAAAACCCTAAAGTCCAATATTTTGGTCGTTGATGATTCGGCAGAAAATCTGCGTATCCTCTCCAGCATGCTGACGGAAGAAGGATTCGCAGTTCGCTGTGCTCGCAGTGGTCTTATGGCTTTGACAACGTTACAAAATACTCGTGCCGATTTAATATTGCTAGATATTAAAATGCCTCAAATGTCAGGTTATGAGGTATGTGAACATCTAAAGGCGGATCCCGTTACCCGTGAAATCCCAGTAATTTTTATCAGCGCTCTAGATGAAGCGATGGATAAAGTTAGAGCGTTTCAATTGGGTGGTGTTGACTACATTACTAAGCCTTTTGAATTGCCTGAAGTACTGGCACGGATTGAAAATCAAATTACCATTAGTCGCTTAAGAACACAGCTGCAAAACCAACAGCGAAAACTGCTCAGACAGAATCAAGAATTAATGCGGTCAAACCGAGAATTAGAGCAGTTTGCCCATGTGATGTCTCATGATTTGAAGCAACCTTTACAAAGTTTTCTCTTCGCCATCGGACTCGTTGAACAATGCTGCCAATCGAATACTAACCCCAAGGTGTTTGAATATTTAAAACGCTTGCGAGATACCAGCGGGACGATGCAGAAGCTCATTGATGCTTTGCTGGATTATGCTCGAGTCGGCAATGAAGAGCTGGCTGTTGAGGAAATTGCCTGTGAATCTATTTTGGCCATGGTGCTCGATAACCTTCAGGTAGAAATTACTGAGAAATCTGCTGTTATTCACCATGACTCTTTGCCGACCATCATGGCAGATAGGAACCAAATAATGCAGCTCTTCTATCACCTCATCACTAATGCCTTGAAATTTCAGCCCCCTAATAACAAACCGGACATTAAAATTTCAGTGAGTTTGTTGCCACAAGATGTGGCTGAGAAAACAGGCAGTACTGGGTATCTGTCTTTTGGGAATTATGATCAGCAGGATAACCATAAAGCTCAAAGTTACCTGTTTAGTATTCATGACAACGGTATTGGTTTAGATAGTGACCAAGTTGAGTTGATTTTTGAGGTCTTCCAAAGACTTAACTCAGATGACTATTCAGGGACAGGCATGGGATTGGCAACCTGCAAGAAAATTCTAGAACGTCATAATGGCAGAATCTGGGTGGAGTCTGAAATGGGTAAAGGCACAAATGTGTACTTTACATTGCCCCAAAATCCTGCCTGA
- the der gene encoding ribosome biogenesis GTPase Der → MGLPIVAIVGRPNVGKSTLVNRLTGMMDAIVHDSPGVTRDRTYRPGLWNGRDFSLVDTGGLVFDDQTEFLPFIRQQVMIALAEATVVVMVVDGQAGPTPADHEIARWLRLQNTPVLLAVNKCESPDQGITQAAQFWELSLDEPLPVSGIHGNGTGDLLDQVVEHFSETPEAAEEPEIKVAIVGRPNVGKSSLLNAFVGENRSIVSPISGTTRDTIDMVVRRGDQTYRFIDTAGIRRKKNVSYGPEFFGINRAFKAIRRSQVVLFVIDALDGVTEQDQKLAGRIIDDGRACVLVVNKWDAVTKDTYTINEFGKQIRARLNFMDWAEMIFVSAQTGQRVEKILNLVDTAAQQFEQRVTTSVINEVLEEAVSWHTPPTTRQGRQGKIYYGTQVSSQPPTIALFVNNPVHFKDNYRRYIERQFRENLNFTGTPIRLLWRGKKLRDMERNTANRATRA, encoded by the coding sequence ATGGGGTTACCCATTGTTGCCATTGTTGGTCGCCCAAATGTGGGTAAGTCAACCCTAGTCAATCGACTCACGGGAATGATGGACGCGATTGTCCATGATTCGCCTGGCGTCACTCGCGATCGCACCTATCGTCCTGGCCTCTGGAATGGTCGAGACTTTTCCCTAGTGGATACCGGCGGACTCGTGTTTGATGATCAGACGGAATTCCTCCCCTTTATCCGTCAACAAGTCATGATTGCCTTAGCAGAGGCCACCGTAGTGGTGATGGTGGTGGATGGGCAGGCAGGCCCTACCCCTGCAGACCATGAAATTGCTCGTTGGTTGAGGTTACAAAATACTCCCGTCTTACTGGCAGTCAATAAATGCGAATCACCGGATCAAGGCATCACCCAGGCGGCACAATTTTGGGAATTGTCTTTAGACGAACCCCTACCCGTTTCGGGAATCCATGGTAATGGCACCGGGGATCTCTTAGATCAAGTGGTCGAACATTTCTCAGAAACACCTGAAGCGGCTGAAGAACCGGAGATCAAGGTGGCGATAGTGGGACGGCCGAATGTCGGTAAATCCAGCTTGCTGAATGCTTTTGTTGGCGAGAATCGCTCGATTGTTAGCCCCATTTCGGGGACAACCCGCGACACGATTGATATGGTGGTCCGTCGAGGTGACCAAACCTATCGCTTTATTGATACGGCAGGAATTCGTCGTAAAAAGAATGTCTCCTATGGGCCGGAGTTCTTTGGCATTAATCGGGCGTTTAAAGCGATACGGCGATCGCAAGTCGTATTGTTTGTGATTGATGCCTTGGATGGTGTCACAGAACAGGACCAGAAGCTAGCTGGCCGCATTATTGATGATGGCCGGGCCTGTGTTCTGGTGGTCAACAAATGGGATGCCGTTACAAAGGACACCTACACTATTAACGAGTTTGGTAAGCAAATTCGAGCCCGTCTCAATTTTATGGACTGGGCAGAAATGATTTTTGTTAGTGCCCAAACCGGACAACGGGTAGAAAAAATTCTGAACTTGGTGGATACTGCTGCTCAACAATTTGAACAGCGGGTGACGACTTCGGTGATTAATGAGGTCTTGGAAGAAGCTGTGAGCTGGCATACGCCTCCCACCACTCGCCAAGGACGGCAAGGCAAAATTTACTACGGCACCCAGGTGAGTAGCCAGCCGCCTACGATTGCTCTGTTTGTGAATAATCCTGTCCACTTCAAAGACAATTATCGTCGTTATATCGAACGACAGTTCCGTGAAAATTTAAACTTTACGGGCACCCCTATCCGCCTACTTTGGCGAGGGAAGAAGCTGCGAGATATGGAGCGAAATACTGCGAATCGAGCAACCCGAGCTTGA
- a CDS encoding 2TM domain-containing protein codes for MATEPSKATLTYSQEQIQQILNLAIAQQDYEGEFSHAQLLEIAEELAIPQITLEQAAQSIKTQEGELVKRQSFNQYRRANLRKKAGRYAIANASLILINTLMGFSSPWSLYIALIWGLRLGLNTWNVYHTGDEAYEQAFRRWERKHQFQKKVDTWLGRLLSV; via the coding sequence ATGGCAACGGAACCGTCAAAAGCAACATTGACCTATAGCCAAGAGCAAATTCAGCAAATCCTCAACCTTGCGATCGCACAGCAAGACTATGAGGGTGAATTTTCCCATGCGCAGCTTTTGGAAATCGCCGAAGAGCTGGCGATTCCCCAAATCACCTTGGAACAAGCAGCCCAAAGTATCAAAACCCAAGAAGGGGAATTAGTGAAGCGCCAAAGCTTTAATCAGTATCGTCGCGCCAACTTACGAAAAAAAGCAGGACGATATGCGATCGCAAATGCAAGTCTTATCCTGATCAATACCCTGATGGGATTTTCCTCCCCATGGTCCTTGTATATTGCCTTGATCTGGGGATTGCGCTTAGGACTGAATACCTGGAATGTATATCACACCGGAGATGAAGCCTACGAACAGGCTTTTCGGCGCTGGGAACGCAAGCATCAGTTTCAAAAAAAAGTCGATACCTGGCTGGGACGATTGTTGAGTGTCTAG
- a CDS encoding CHRD domain-containing protein: protein MLISTRKYPVATEESDVDLVIFGGNGDGISNSSKIGGTFDFPLDNIELTAEDWPEGRAERQINPTEEIRNVPPGILLASSPVVPALSLEQMDSAGFPVRVASVLTANQEVTPSNNPDARGTSILQLNAGGDALSYQLTVFGLDFGRFIGDGTPFTADISDDVTKVHIHNAIRGENGPLAFAPIDLSDPAIDDQDADDLQFQRNVDGSVTLTGRWELTDPALISLSEFVDDFRNVERGGNIPLYWNVHTEGSPSGAIRGQLLERGFQPPVRLSSELTAGQEVTPSNNPEASGQSVLELNRAGDALSYTLTVFGLDFGQFIGDGTAFTADTSDDVTKVHIHNAIRGENGPLAFALIDLEDLTVNDQDSDDLRISRNEDGSVTLQGMWETSDPSLIPLSDFVNTIRGTAASEDIPLYWNIHTVGSAPGAIRGQWQPDGLMGEDLPNMLVADNSQTSLQGSGSYDRFVLGEDVVEDNLQQQFVFKDFDGLDELDLGSATLLSTTVISHDRMTASLSSGDTLTVQGDITAAQNQMLTL, encoded by the coding sequence ATGCTTATCTCCACAAGAAAATATCCGGTTGCAACCGAGGAGTCTGATGTCGATTTAGTTATATTTGGGGGCAATGGTGATGGGATATCTAATTCCTCGAAAATAGGGGGCACATTTGATTTTCCCCTCGATAATATTGAGCTGACAGCGGAAGACTGGCCTGAAGGTAGAGCAGAAAGGCAAATCAACCCCACAGAAGAGATTCGAAATGTCCCTCCGGGGATATTATTAGCTAGCAGCCCTGTTGTGCCTGCACTTTCTCTAGAGCAGATGGATAGTGCTGGTTTTCCAGTTCGAGTGGCTTCTGTACTCACTGCAAACCAAGAAGTTACACCTAGCAATAACCCTGATGCCAGGGGAACCTCTATTCTCCAATTAAATGCAGGTGGAGATGCCTTAAGTTATCAATTAACGGTCTTTGGTTTAGATTTCGGCAGGTTTATTGGGGATGGAACCCCCTTTACTGCAGATATTAGTGATGATGTGACCAAGGTTCATATCCATAATGCGATTAGGGGTGAGAATGGCCCCTTAGCCTTTGCGCCCATCGATTTAAGTGATCCAGCCATTGATGATCAGGATGCCGATGATTTGCAGTTCCAGCGGAATGTAGATGGATCTGTTACTTTGACCGGACGATGGGAGTTAACGGATCCAGCCTTAATTTCCCTGAGCGAGTTTGTTGATGACTTTCGCAATGTAGAAAGGGGGGGCAACATCCCCTTATACTGGAATGTCCATACTGAAGGCTCTCCATCGGGTGCCATTCGAGGCCAACTTCTAGAACGTGGATTCCAGCCTCCAGTGCGTCTTTCATCAGAGTTAACGGCTGGTCAAGAAGTAACTCCCAGCAATAATCCTGAAGCGTCTGGGCAGTCAGTTCTGGAATTGAATCGTGCGGGCGATGCCTTGAGCTATACGCTCACTGTCTTTGGTTTAGATTTTGGACAGTTTATTGGCGATGGTACTGCCTTTACGGCTGATACGAGTGACGATGTCACCAAAGTCCATATCCATAATGCGATTAGGGGTGAAAATGGTCCTCTTGCCTTTGCTCTCATTGATTTAGAAGATTTAACGGTTAACGATCAAGATAGTGACGATCTAAGGATTTCCCGTAATGAAGATGGTTCAGTGACCTTACAAGGCATGTGGGAAACCTCTGATCCATCCCTGATTCCATTGAGTGATTTTGTGAATACAATCCGGGGCACAGCCGCTAGTGAGGATATTCCTTTGTATTGGAATATTCATACTGTTGGCTCTGCGCCTGGGGCCATTCGTGGACAATGGCAACCAGATGGTCTGATGGGAGAGGACTTGCCCAATATGCTTGTGGCTGACAACTCTCAGACTTCCCTGCAAGGAAGTGGGAGCTACGATCGCTTTGTCCTGGGGGAGGACGTAGTTGAAGATAATCTTCAGCAACAGTTTGTTTTTAAGGATTTTGATGGTTTGGATGAACTGGATTTAGGATCAGCAACCTTGCTGTCAACTACTGTGATTAGCCATGACCGAATGACTGCCAGCTTGAGTAGTGGGGATACTCTGACTGTGCAAGGTGACATTACCGCAGCTCAAAACCAGATGTTGACTTTATAG